ATAAGCTAGACCTAGTGGCTTTATTGGATTATCCCGGGTTATTTTCTCTCCAGAATAATCTGAATAATTTCTTTCCAAGCTCTTTTGCAACTTTCGTGTAAATATGTACGTACTCTGAGATTAAAAGGTTGGATAATGCTCACTTTGAGGTAAAAAAGCTAGACAGCCCTATAAACAGCCTTTTTACAATAGTGATAATTTCAGATGAGCACATGTATAATTATTTTAGCTATGTGCTGAAGTTTGTGGCTTTATTATGCTAATAATATCAGCCATGTGACATTATTTTATTACTGTTATGATGCTTATGTAATTTCTAATTTCTTTAGTTAAAGCTCTCTTAATAGTTTCCTGTTTTTGTTGCAGCTCCAGCATACAAACACATCTTGATCGAGAAAAAAGGAGAGGTTGGTAATGTTGGCTTAATTACACTGAATCGACCAAAAGCCTTAAATGCTCTATGTGATGCACTCATGCAGGAAGTTCAACAGGCACTGGAAGACTTTGACTCAGATCCCAGTATTGGTGCTATTGTTCTTACTGGCAGTGAAAAAGCCTTTGCTGCAGGTTAGCCGTGGTTACCAATTTATGATTATTTATTTTGTAGTCACAGAAGAGCTGTGCTCCAGTCCTTGTAATGTAAGTTATTTCTATCTTTAAAATACTACAGGCAGGCCCCATTCTACAGTGCTTTGCTCTATGACATTTtgctaatgcagtggttttcacttatacccattcttcatataTTCAGACTTCctgcaataaatatattcatcactcagtataagctaaggacaaaaatattttaaggtaagtaatgtgtgtactgtacatgcatGTTTTAGGAcaagctctattgctcacttaatatatgatagtgtaaacatgttattaggCTTTTGTATTCATTTGAAAGTGAAGAAAAGGCAATGTTTcattttacagcagtagcccggaacctaaccagctgtataagtggggccttcctgtattctAGTGTTCTACCATTATTTCTGaagaaaaattttctcttatgctttTGGCATTGTTTATTTGTACATTATTCTTTTATAAATAACAAGTTATGTAAAACCTTGGAGACAAGGCTGTAATATTAATTAATTGAAACTATAATTAGTACcacccgacttacgacctgctcgataTACAACCACTTGTACTTACGGCTGTGTCTGGCAGCAGGGCTGGGTGGGTCGATGCGTACCACCGTATGACAGTTATGTAATTTTGATTTACACTGTTTACAGTTTAGCTTAAGTTATTTTGTACTCTTCTGTTCATGCATAGAAATGTTTTCAGTTTCTTACATTTAGTGAATTTGAACATATTGTTTTGTATGCaaatgtttgtgttgtacacagtgtttctcctaaaccttacagtataaaatacagtactaaaagCATAAAAAGTAAATTAAGAAttgaaatacaaaaataaaacaataaaataaaatcattacagtAACTGCGATATTGATATACAGTAATAAAATATTTAGTAAAAAGTAACATACGATACTATGTAGGAACTTTATATagcaaaggtttgacattatgcccttcccagtatgtcggcaattttctaaggttcaacttgcgtccattttgacttatgaccagttggttggaaccaagctcagccgtaagtcagatggtactaTAATGAAATACAATGCAGAatataaagtacagtggaacctcggttttcgtatgccctagtttgtatgtaaaactatagttgttCTCTATaagatgtattttttgttaatatttcccaagtgagagagtaattgtggtaggggacctgaatgctaaagtaggagaaacttttagagagggtgtggtaggtaagtttggggtgctaggtgtaaatgataatgggagccctttgattgaactttgtatagaaaggggtttagttacaggttatacatattttaagaaaaagaggataaataagtatacaagatatgatgtagggcgaaatgacagtagtttgttggattatgtattggtagataaaagactgttgagtagacttcaggatgtacatgtttatagaggggccacagatatatcagatcactttctagttgtagctacactgagagtaaaaggtagatgggatacaaggagaatagaagcatcagggaagagagaggtgaaggtttataaactaaaagaggaggcagttagggtaagatataaacagctattagaggatagatgggctaatgagagcataggcaatggggtcgaagaggtatggggtaggtttaaaaatgtagtgttagtgtgttcagcagaagtttgtggttacaggaaagtgggtgtgggagggaagaggagcgattggtggaatgatgatgtgaagagagtagtaagggagaaaaagttagcatatgagaagtttttacaaagtagaagtgatgcaaggagggaagagtatatggagaaaaagagaggttaagagagtggtgaagcaatgtaaaaagagagcaaatgagagagtgggtgagatgttatcaacaaattttgttgaaaataagaaaaagttttggagtgagattaacaagttaagaaagcctagagaacaaatggatttgtcagttaaaaataggagaggagaattattaaatggagagttagaggtattgggaagatggagggaatattttgaggaattgttaaatgttgatgaagataggaaagctgtgatttcgtgtatagagcaaggaggaacaacatcttgtaggagtgaggaagaggcagttgtgagtgtgggggaagttcgtgaggcagtaggtaaaatgaaagggggtaaggcagccgggattgatgggataaagatagaaatgttaaaagcaggaggggatatagttttggagtggttggtgcaattatttaataaatgtatggaagagggtaaggtacctagggattggcagagagcatgcatagttcctttgtataaaggcaaaggggataaaagagagtgcaaaatttatagggggataagtctgttgagtatacctggcaaagtgtatggtagagttattattgaaagaattaagagtaagacggagaataggatagcagatgaacaaggaggctttaggaaaggtagggggtgtgtggaccaggtgtttacagtgaaacatataagtgaacagtatttagataaggctaaagaggtcttcgtggcatttatggatttggaaaaggtgtatgacagggtggataggggggcaatgtggcagatgttgcaggtgtatggtgtaggaggtaggttactgaaagcagtgaagagtttttacgaggatagtgaggctcaagttagagtatgtaggaaagagggaaattatttcccagtaaaagtaggccttaaacaaggatgtgtgatgtcaccgtggttgtttaatatatttatagatggggttgtaagagaagtaaatgtgagggtcttggcaagaggcgtgaagttaaaagataaagaatcacacacaaagtgggagttgtcacagttgctctttgctgatgacactgtgctcttgggagattctgaagagaagttgcagagattggtggatgaatttggtaggatgtgcaaaagaagaaaattgaaagtgaatacaggaaagagtaaggttatgaggataacaaaaagattaggtgatgaaagattggatgtcagattggagggagagagtatggaggaggtgaatgtattcagatatttgggagtggatgtgtcagcggatgggtctatgaaagatgaggtgaatcatagaattgatgaggggaaaagagtgagtggtgcacttaggagtctgtggagacaaagaactttgtccttggaagcaaagaggggaatgtatgagagtatagttttaccaacgctctgtgtgtgaagcatgggtgatgaatgttgcagcgaggagaaggctggaggcagtggagatgtcatgtctgagagcaatgtgtcgtgtgaatataatgcagagaattcgtagtttggaagttaggaggaggtgcgggattaccaaaacttgtccagagggctgaggaagggttgttgaggtggttcagacatgtggagagaatggagcaaaacagaataactcaagagtgtatcagtctgtagtggaaggaaggcggggtaggggtcggcctagggaaggttggagggagggggtaaaggatgttttgtgtgcgaggggcttggacttccagcaggcatgcgtgagcttgtttgataggagtgaatggagacaaatggtttttaatacttgatgtgctgttggagtgtgagcaaagtaacatttatgaaggggttcagggaaaccggcaggccggacttgagtcgtggagatgggaagtacagttcctgcactctgaaggaggggtgttaatgttgcagttaaaaaactgtagtgtaaagcacccttctggcaagacagtgatggagtgaatgatggtgaaagtttttctttttcgggccaccctgccttggtgggaatcggccagtgtgataaaaaaaaaaaaaaaattcccgtaagaaataatgtaaatccaattaatccattccagacacccaaaaatattaacaaaaaaatacattttatagagaataattaTAAGTacttagttttacatacaaactagagcttacgaaaaccgaggttccactgtatattgttaaATTAAACAACCAAATTTTACAACAAAGACAAGAATGCAATGTGtaaacagtggaccctcagttgtcggccgtaatctgttccagaagctcggcctaaaactgaaatggccaaaaaccgaaatatttcccataagaattaatgtaatacAATTAAACTGTTCCAGataaaaaatattcacaaaaaataattttaacaattaaatcagtattacatgcctttattgaagactaatgctggcttctagaatgcctgctacacttcctgcatgtctactacactccctgcatgcttgctacactccctgcatgcttgctacactccctgcatgcctgctacactccctgcatgcctgctacactccctgcatgcctactacacttcctgcatgtctgctacacttcctgcatgtctgctacacttccttcatgcctgctacacttccttcatgcctgctacactccctgcatgcctgctacactccttgcatgcctgctacacttcctgcatgcctcctacactccctgcatatgcTTGCTACActtctgcatgtctgctacactccttgcatgcctgctacacttcctgtctGCCTGCTATACTCCTTGCCTCAATGCCTGCCTTGCCTTGAagtctatcgtgtttctcactttctttaccaaagtaaCTTTAGTAagaactttctttggggccatggtgacttactttgcagtTACACTTGATAAATAgccaccaaaaacaatggattatagcgaaatgtttggatgaaagagcagaagcttcctcactcgcccagagacaCGGCCAGACTGACGCGAGCAGCTGACGGTGGGCAGGTGTACGCGTCCTGTACGACTGATAAGCGAAATAATGGCTGATAACCGGAAGCCGAAAAATCCGCCTATagccgagttggccgataactgagggtccactgtataacaaaagTAAAAACCATATCTAATAGTAATTAGGGACTCTTTGCATAATCTGTTTAAATAATTGTTATTAAGCTAATCTAAGCCCAGTCTGTGttcatttttttaaattaattatTAATGTATAATTCTTTACTTTGATTTTTAGTGTTATGTTTGTTTTTGTTAGTTTTTCAGGAAGAGTTGCAGGTCTGGGTCAGCATTAAAATTCAGGCTCTAAAAGATTTAGCCTGAATTGTAAGATTTGGGGGTTTTAATAAGGCTATTGAGTGTTTGTTTCAGTTCTGATAGCTGCCTTTTGTTGAGTGATGATTCATTTGATCTTCATTTAGGATCTTCCTCAAAATTTTGTTATTTTCCATGGTTTTGATGCCTATAAAGTTACAAGCCTGATGCTCAGCACAAATTGAATGGGTTTATTTAGGACCGTTTCCATTCTTCAGAATTTGCTATATTTTTGCTTCTTGTCCACCAGATCCTTCTTTAGTTATACTTTGGATATCTTAGTATGAATCTGGAACATTGGAACTTTTCTAACTATGACCTCagtataatactgtactgtatattctAGGTAATTATTTTCAGTATCAGCCAATTTGCTATCAACCATAATTAGTTTCCAGTTCCTATCATTTCTTAAAccattgaaatttttttttatgtacataCACACCTTATCCTCTTGAAGCTTGTATGTCAGTAATGTCCTCCACATCCTTCTTGAGTTTCAGTACTGTAGCTCCCTTATTGCAGCTACTAAATGACAATGATTCTAAGTGCTCCTCTGGAAAATGGTGTTGAggtgatcctgcttccactaggTAGCATGTTGGGTAGTGCTTATGAAGGAAGTTGGAACTCTGCAGACAGGTCTGTTTGCAGCCATGGTTTAAACAATATTCCTCTGACAGATTTCTCGGTGGTGTATATTACCGGATTAGGCGAGgattgttaaaattattggaaagATAGCTCTGATGATCAGTACCTCCATTGAGATATTTACTAGTTGACTGGGATTATATTGCAGAGTTTATTTACATAGCGTACCCATATGTACTATACTGTTTTATATTACAGGTGCTGATATTAAGGACATGCAAAACAAAGGATTTATAGACTGCTTTGGTGGGAACTTTCTCAGTACTAGTTGGGATAGTGTGAGCAAAGTGAAGAAACCAACAATAGCTGCTGTGAATGGTTATGCCCTTGGTGGAGGCTGTGAAGTAGCCATGATGTGTGATATTATCTTGGCTGGGGAGAAAGCCAAGTAAGAATATTATTGGTTTTTATTAATACAGTAGTGAACTTTTACACTTAACTCATTAACCTTTGTGGCTTAGAAAGTCTCCTAATTGCTGTACAGTACTCCATAATATATTTTGGAAAATATTCAAATACTGTTTATACATCTTTAAATTAAATACTTCAATAATAAAGAACTTTTAGTCCATGTGTGTTGCAAGAGGCAACtaacatgccaggagcaaggggctggtaaccccttctcctgtatacgttACCGAAGTTAAAAagggaaactttcgtttttctttttgggctgcCTCTGCCTTGgtggatatggctggtttgttgaagaaGAAAAAATCTTGTCTCTAAATTGAAAATGCAAAGTTTGAtgtaaattttaaaaattttaagaAAAGTTGTCCATTGAGTACTTGCCAAATAGAGGTAAGTTTCTGGAAATCGCCATATTGGGGGAAAACCATTTTTGGTCAACTTAGTAAGTCACTTGGAGCAAAGTTAGGGGAAACTTGAGTCATCACAACTAGGGATGTATATACACGATGAATTTTTATTTTCCTTGTTAGTTTTGAAGTTTAAGCACTTAGGCTTAATAGTGTTTTTCTTTCCATTACTCTATTGAAGAAACTAGTGACATGCATCTTCTAACAAGACATGTAATGCATTTGCATTACATCAGGAAATATTCTCTGACTTTGGCTTCCCACCTTGCAAATCATGACCAAAAAGCAGATTTAGATCAAGCACAGAATCTTGCAGTACAGGAACCCATATAGGGCCCAATATAATTGACATACACACCTTATGCATGGATTCTTTAAGAAAACGGAATACTGCATTTTGAATAATGAAGCATGCGAGCTGCTATGGCTCCAGACTGACTGAATAATCACCAGTAGGCATTTACTATACCTAATCAGGACTTTCATTAGAGGATGGCATACATAAGTAGGCCAAATTGAGCAGAAAGTGGTAAGAGATATCCATAATTTGAGTTACAATAAAGGCTGAAAGCACTGAATATATCCCTTGAGGGTCCAGACTGCCAATCTGAAAAATATCCAaaaggtccaagaattttcaaaaaaattgttatttgttcttatgaaatggtagagaatctttttctgaaggcaataaaacaaaaagtatgaaatttggtggaaaattgacgaaattacgctTTTGCAAATTTTGccatgtcagcgatatttacacattggcaaTATTGCCCAGTTTGAGCCCTAAGAAATCACCCAATtagctatttcaactacccaataaagtgatcagaaattggtaatttggccaatttcacacaaatttcaaaatagcatCCAGAAAAAACAATGCCCATTAAAATaacctttcctctgttcattagtaatgttcccaggcctctcttacattacacgttttctattttgaatttttattcacacacaaaacagaagatttacttttGTGCATTatcgtaataattgtataaaaaaATGTTAGCGCATTTGTAAATGCACACTAGACTGATTAGTTGATTGTGTATTGGAcaagtgatgtgatttgtttactctggaATATCAGCAGAAATTtaatatttccgctactttgaactcagtttCAAGCTACTTCGTCCtgaaaccaatgaaaatcatctctttctagatgaatggttcagagaaccaacatgttgataaattagacacatgtgcaactcttgggtatctttattgaggaaacgtttcgccacacagtggcttcatcagtccatacataggagaaacttgaagaacaggaggagaatgaggtaatcagtccctcaaccttgagtcgatgtgttcagtccatcaagattgatggtcagaacacatcgactcaaggttgaaggactgatgaagccactgtgtggcgaaacgtttcctcaataaagataccgaagagttgcacatgtgtctaatttatcaaaatcatctctatttcagtaatatatctttcattgtaTCAAACGATACCAAGACACcgagaataaaaccataaaaccatctgaaaatacaccgcaaatttGCTATTTTAAACAAAAAATCTGGTCATGGTTTTtccccatcatgcactgcatggggcaggactTTTATTTTAATACGGTACACACTCGCCACACACTCATTCTCtcgtatctaggccaaaatttacccctcacagcttacctgagtgagctgagctcatgaagTAGTGCTACAGTACTGACCCTTAGCTCAGAACCGTAGAACTACGGCACTGGCCCAGAGCTCAAAACTGTAGAACTATGGCACTGACTCTCAAGAGGCATGATAACCATTCAAGATTATACAAAGATATGAAAGAAtgaaagtgaaagtgttgaatgatgatgaaagtattttctttttggggattttctttcttttttttgggtcaccctgcctcggtgggagacggccgacttgttgaaaaaaaaaaaaaaaatgaaagaatgaACAAGGAAGATTTTTAAACTATaactggtaaactccaggtaaactccaggtacaacaAGAGGCCAGAGCTATAACCTTAAAGATATGATAATCTGCTAAAAGGGATtctagaaatttttttttttttttttaatgagtgGTAGATGAATAGGATGATTTAAAGGGGGATGTAGTGAGTGCTTGAACTACTGCAAATTTTAAAAGCTCTATTGCTGTATAGACTAAATACTAAAGACTGGATACTAGGGGTTTAATTCTTctgctgtagctacaactaagtaATTAAAACACAAATTTTACCAAGCTGCATAGTCAAATGTGTAGTTTTTATTTCCACTAATAAGGAAAAAATTTTGGGGTATGTCTTGTAATCATTATCATTGATTTACTTTCATATTCAGAATTGGATATTCCTGGAGTCCACATAATTATGTAATGCTGTATACTTTACTACGTATATTGTTTGGCACACAGCAACTACATGTTTCATTGTCCATTCATTTCTGTTTGACATACAGCTCCTACATACTGGGGTACTGTATTATTGCCCACTCAGATATGTCCCATTGTTGATGCTGTTCTTGCGTGTTAGTTTTTATTAGATGCTTTATTAGTTTTTAATTAAAATGTATATGGcataatttatattatttttatttcttaGATTTGGTCAACCAGAAATTATAATTGGAACAATTCCTGGGGCAGGTGGTACTCAACGCCTTGTTAAAGCAATCGGCAAGTCTCGGGCTATGCAGATGTGCCTGACAGGAGATATGATAACAGCACAACAAGCAAATGCATGGGGTAAGTTCTAATGCAAGCACTGGTAATTTCACTGTTAGTAACATTTACTGTCCAAatcataattaataattatattataacCTTACCAACTAATTCAATCATAAGTGTGGTTTAACAAATTACTCTTTCTTTTCTTTTGGATATTGTCTTGCTTATAACACATTCAATATTAGGTTTCTTTGTAGGTAGTATTATGTTGAGGGGACAATACTTTTCTGGAAATAGTCTTTGTAGTAGAGCTATGCTCTCTATGCAGTAAGAGATAGAACTTTGCCATGGAAATGAAAATTTAGAAGTACCATATTTTTTTGCTGTATTCACTTTAGCAGTGAGTCTTGGAGGTTCACCTGGAATATATAATATCTTGATctcaaattaagttgtaataaacaactgtcagTGAATAAAGAGAAAGGTAGATATGGGGCTCAAACATCAGTCcgtcaattaaccctttgactgtttcaggcccttttctgaaactgtcattctatgtcgctcaatttttgaaaaaaaaaaaattattttttcttatgaaatgatagagaatcttttcccgatggtaatgacaccaaaagttcgaaatttggtcgaaaactcatggaattatgctcccgcgaagttagcggtctcggcgacatatgcgtatcggcgatttcgccgactttgagccctattttcagccaattccattgttccagttgaccaaactcatagctatttctttagaactccattttatctatcagctgagtacaagaaacctcccatttactaatttggactacccaatatggtggtcagaaattggcaatttggccaatttcacgcaaactaaaaaagatgccaatttcaaaatagggtccagaataaacaaggtagacattcgtggcactaaaataacgtatgctctgttcattagtcacgtctctaggcccctcttatattattattgctttctattttgattttttattcatacaaaaaatacaaaatttactgttatgcagactactgcattattgtaaaaatggtataaataatatcagtgcactagtgaaagaatattagactccccagttgatgtgtattggacgtgtggtgtgatttatttactcctgaacattggtaaaaatcgaacatttccgctactttgagctcagtttcaaggtcgttttcatggtcaaagtaatgaaaatcatctctatttctgtaatatgttttccattttatcacctaagaccatgaaaacgcgaatacaacgataaatactatacaaaaatacacctcaaagtcggcgttttattccaaaaaaacgatcagagttttttttttctcattacgcaatgtgtgctgcaggatttttttatgtggtgcacactcaccacacagacccattctctcacatgtgggcctaccagctttctcccgcttgatttgaagccactagaattattgagtatatatacgtcagaaacattggctcgtaagacgtatttatacgtcgaaaacagtcaatgGGTTAACAGTCTGACGATCTACTGTCTTGGCCACCCAGGCCTCTAACAGCAGTTCACTTGGGTTACAGTTGGTGCCTCTGACAGAATATGTTACTACAGTAAGTGTTAGTTCCTGATCCTTCCTGTTAGAAGCCTGGGTGGCCGAGGCAGTAGAGTGTCAGACtgtcaatttatttatttatttatttatttatttagtaatttaagcatacaaacagaggtacaagaaatacaggtaagagcagcatgccaaagtcaCTTGTatacatagcatt
Above is a genomic segment from Cherax quadricarinatus isolate ZL_2023a chromosome 10, ASM3850222v1, whole genome shotgun sequence containing:
- the Echs1 gene encoding enoyl-CoA hydratase, mitochondrial, producing MAGVARLRLLQLSTVLRPSLLAAHNVRCHGAASAVTARVKRHMCSAPAYKHILIEKKGEVGNVGLITLNRPKALNALCDALMQEVQQALEDFDSDPSIGAIVLTGSEKAFAAGADIKDMQNKGFIDCFGGNFLSTSWDSVSKVKKPTIAAVNGYALGGGCEVAMMCDIILAGEKAKFGQPEIIIGTIPGAGGTQRLVKAIGKSRAMQMCLTGDMITAQQANAWGLVSSVHPPDQLLDEAIRLGEKISQHSKVIVAMCKESVNNSFELPLSEGLHFEKRLFHCTFATKDRREGMTAFVEKRKPNFTDS